A genomic region of Kluyveromyces marxianus DMKU3-1042 DNA, complete genome, chromosome 5 contains the following coding sequences:
- the YTP1 gene encoding Ytp1p — MESRKIFYTLIYAALAAGMEMDDTEEYTRPQITNAGSKTFHWLASVIFLMLLPSFSACLTFGGKVYSSLFFQTISGVYCLLEAVFLRFPDGDGVENRTSRGTAWVLLMLLGTTLFTGAVYTGSNFLFRNDRIKAALSHISSNKLANLHKIMSFLCVVAGWVKICLAPVAMFGFCRGKHTGQCIAHGVMGSAFVLYGFLYAAVLVIPWLRNNESKYSQDFYDSCAMCLWGIVNTFTEHRWGREDWGHGDYQHTAMGIIWWSGGLVGMYLSRNGGRTFIPGLLIIFTGWAMSEHTQKLIISTKVHYLFGLVLMSGGALRIVEISFLLRDNRTDNKIHSFQYLPPFCLVCSGVLFMGANEEQLELVLRLGADYSAYSLVLISGAFMVFLWQLLCLDIYQRLLEQKEGPFLDRGNSEDSNIEFTLEDFRATEE, encoded by the coding sequence ATGGAATCTAGGAAGATATTTTATACATTGATTTACGCTGCCCTGGCAGCTGGAATGGAAATGGATGATACCGAAGAGTATACTCGACCACAAATCACAAATGCTGGCAGCAAAACATTTCATTGGCTAGCTtctgttatttttttgatgttgTTACCGTCGTTCTCAGCATGCCTGACTTTTGGCGGTAAGGTATATTCTTCATTGTTCTTCCAAACTATAAGCGGTGTATACTGTTTGCTAGAGGCTGTATTTTTGCGTTTTCCAGATGGAGATGGAGTTGAAAATCGAACATCTAGAGGAACGGCCTGGGTGCTTTTAATGCTTCTTGGAACTACTCTCTTTACTGGGGCAGTATACACTGGATCAAATTTTCTGTTCAGAAACGACAGAATTAAGGCAGCCTTATCGCATATTAGTTCAAACAAGTTAGCAAACTTGCATAAAATTATGTCATTTCTATGCGTCGTTGCAGGTTGGGTTAAAATATGCCTCGCACCAGTTGCAATGTTTGGTTTCTGTCGCGGAAAACACACAGGTCAATGTATTGCTCATGGCGTTATGGGTTCTGCATTTGTGTTATACGGATTTTTATATGCTGCTGTACTTGTGATTCCATGGCTGAGGAATAATGAGAGTAAATATTCGCAGGATTTTTATGATAGTTGTGCAATGTGTTTGTGGGGTATAGTAAATACTTTCACGGAGCATAGATGGGGAAGGGAAGATTGGGGTCACGGAGATTACCAACATACTGCAATGGGTATCATATGGTGGTCTGGTGGTCTTGTAGGGATGTACCTTTCGCGAAACGGTGGGAGAACATTTATACCTGGATTGTTGATAATTTTCACCGGTTGGGCAATGTCAGAACATACTCAAAAACTCATTATTAGCACAAAAGTCCATTACTTGTTTGGATTAGTGCTTATGAGTGGAGGGGCATTaagaattgttgaaatatCATTCTTATTACGCGATAATAGAACGGATAATAAGATACATTCTTTCCAATATTTGCCTCCATTCTGTTTAGTTTGCTCGGGAGTTCTTTTCATGGGTGCCAATGAAGAGCAATTGGAATTGGTTCTAAGGCTAGGCGCTGACTATAGTGCATACAGCCTAGTCCTTATATCTGGTGCTTTCATGGTTTTCTTGTGGCAACTTCTCTGCCTTGACATATATCAACGTCTAttagaacaaaaagagGGCCCCTTTTTAGATAGAGGCAATTCAGAAGACTCAAATATTGAATTCACGTTAGAGGATTTTAGAGCCACTGAGGAATAA
- the KEX2 gene encoding kexin KEX2 — translation MQRLLILLFGLMYHIRAMHVPEKNHTSKQYFAIESLKDVETLLSIHTDWRFEHNVRGLSNHYVFSKPIQNIGKRATIETDPSVVISFHDLPPIQLEKRLPIGDSSMEMIEEARKNFMIDDPLFDEQWHLINSNYLGNDVNVTGLWKENITGNGVVAALVDDGLDFENPDLKENFCAEGSWDFNDNNPLPKPRLKDDYHGTRCAGEIAAIRNDVCGVGVAFNAKVSGIRILSGQITAEDEAAALVHALDVNDIYSCSWGPSDDGRTMQAPDDLVKKALIKGVTEGRDSKGALYVFASGNGGNFGDNCNFDGYTNSIFSITVGAIDWKGLHPPYSESCSAVMVVTYSSGSGNSIKTTDLDQKCASTHGGTSAAAPLAAGIYTLVLEANPNLTWRDVQYLSILSSEEINLHEGNWQMTAMGKRYSHTYGFGKLDAYKIVDMARNWKNVNPQGWFFLPRVTVNQSSNKSEETIESEVNITEKDMKENNLKHIEHVRVTVDISAPCRGHILIDLVSPDNVVSTLATPRRLDKDPSGFKNWTFMSVAHWGSKANGNWKLRVRSTEDDELVTLHSWRMKIFGETIDGAEAKAYTFEDEKENEYPSNIDSSTTETTTATYSSSASTMSSYSSISGSADVVSSTPLPDEGTHGPNKLSNPEKAVHLYIGIFIVGGLILVIYYLFFLKSRRTIRRSRAEAYEFDIIDTDSEYDSSINRTESISGDTNDATLENFDFGIDDDDDDGNFSNSQEDLRNPFTNASTDSHSDSADHTTGLLHSNDKEPK, via the coding sequence ATGCAAAGGCTGCTGATACTATTGTTCGGTTTGATGTATCACATACGTGCAATGCACGTTCCAGAAAAAAACCATACCTCTAAACAGTATTTCGCTATCGAGTCTCTTAAAGATGTGGAGACACTATTATCTATTCACACTGACTGGAGATTCGAGCATAATGTTCGAGGCCTTTCCAATCATTATGTATTCTCAAAACCCATCCAAAATATTGGTAAACGTGCCACAATTGAAACAGACCCGAGTGTAGTTATCAGTTTCCATGACTTACCACCCATTCAGTTAGAGAAGAGATTACCCATTGGGGACTCCAGTATGGAAATgattgaagaagcaagaaaGAATTTCATGATTGATGATCCATTATTCGATGAACAATGGCACCTTATCAACTCCAACTACTTGGGTAATGATGTCAACGTAACTGGCTtatggaaagaaaacattACTGGAAATGGTGTTGTAGCAGCGTTAGTAGATGATGGATTGGATTTTGAGAATCCTGATTTAAAGGAAAACTTTTGTGCTGAAGGTTCATGGGATTTCAACGACAACAATCCACTCCCAAAGCCTAGACTCAAAGATGATTATCATGGCACTCGATGTGCTGGTGAGATCGCCGCCATTAGAAATGACGTATGTGGTGTAGGTGTTGCTTTTAATGCCAAGGTATCGGGTATCAGAATTCTCTCTGGACAAATCACTGCTGAGGATGAAGCCGCTGCTTTAGTCCACGCTTTGGATGTAAATGATATTTACTCTTGTTCATGGGGTCCATCTGATGACGGAAGAACTATGCAAGCTCCAGACGATTTAGTaaaaaaagctttaatTAAAGGTGTGACTGAAGGTCGTGATTCGAAGGGTGCTCTGTATGTATTTGCTAGCGGAAACGGTGGCAATTTCGGGGATAATTGCAATTTTGATGGGTATACtaattcaatattttcCATAACGGTTGGTGCAATTGACTGGAAAGGATTACATCCTCCGTACTCAGAGTCTTGTTCAGCAGTTATGGTAGTGACTTATTCATCTGGCTCCGGAAATAGTATCAAAACCACAGACTTAGATCAAAAGTGCGCAAGCACCCATGGTGGTacttcagcagcagctccGCTTGCTGCCGGTATATACACACTCGTATTGGAAGCGAATCCAAATTTGACATGGAGAGATGTTCAATATCTATCAATACTCAGTTCAGAAGAAATAAATCTACATGAGGGAAACTGGCAGATGACAGCAATGGGCAAACGTTATTCTCATACTTATGGTTTTGGTAAGTTAGATGCGTACAAAATTGTTGATATGGCTaggaattggaaaaacGTAAACCCCCAAGGATGGTTTTTCCTTCCAAGGGTAACTGTCAATCAATCTTCAAAcaagtcagaagaaacaatagAATCTGAAGTTAACATTACAGAAAAAGatatgaaagaaaacaacttAAAACATATTGAACATGTAAGGGTCACCGTAGATATCAGTGCTCCATGCAGAGGACATATACTAATAGATCTTGTATCCCCTGATAATGTTGTTTCAACATTGGCAACTCCTCGACGTCTAGATAAAGATCCCTCGGGATTCAAAAATTGGACTTTTATGTCTGTTGCGCATTGGGGTTCAAAAGCCAACGGCAATTGGAAATTAAGAGTAAGAAGtacagaagatgatgaactTGTCACTTTACACTCTTGGAGAATGAAAATATTCGGTGAAACAATAGATGGTGCCGAAGCCAAAGCATACacttttgaagatgaaaaggAGAATGAATACCCCTCGAACATAGATTCTTCCACTACAGAAACAACAACTGCTACGTACAGCAGCTCTGCCAGCACAATGTCGAGTTACAGCAGTATTTCAGGATCTGCAGATGTAGTGTCCAGCACTCCACTTCCAGATGAAGGTACTCACGGACCTAACAAACTGTCAAACCCAGAAAAGGCTGTTCATTTGTACATTGGAATATTCATCGTTGGTGGTCTAATACTTGTTATATAttatctcttcttcttaaaGAGTAGAAGGACAATTAGACGTTCAAGAGCGGAGGCATAtgaatttgatattataGACACGGACTCTGAATATGATTCATCTATCAATAGGACAGAATCAATTTCTGGAGATACAAATGATGCAACACTTGAAAACTTCGACTTTGGaatagatgatgatgatgatgatggaaacttttcaaacaGTCAGGAGGATCTACGTAACCCATTTACGAATGCAAGTACAGATTCTCACTCTGATTCCGCCGACCATACCACAGGACTTTTGCACTCAAATGACAAAGAACCAAAGTAA
- the NAR1 gene encoding iron-sulfur cluster assembly protein NAR1, protein MSALLSDSDLNDFISPGMACVKPAGPTEAKDNNNKLEVGIESNVPVKVSITLQDCLACAGCITSSEEILLSKQSHTVFLKKWNELKQEGSRSLVVSISPQCRLSMASYYSMNLGEFDHCFRHILKDKFNAKYVVGTQIGRSISIAQMNETIQSKSTEKVGPMICSVCPGFVLYAEKTKPELVPHMLDIKSPQQITGNLLKQIDPTCYHLSIMPCFDKKLEASRDECLKEVDCVITPKEFVTMLNELSIDFSSYLSGPDLIKELTPTSWSPELHWLSNEGSSSGGYAYQYILDLQSKNVRSHIVTVDGKNSDVVEYRLISEVGQVIASAGQVYGFRNIQNMVRKLSQGSASKKRGIKVKRRGKPTGKDTTSSIAVADPTKTDFIEVMACPSGCINGGGLLNDGENANRRKLLAQDLSQEYAKIPIVKNIQDVADTYSSKTSDLRYNLQVLESPPSDFVTIGNTW, encoded by the coding sequence ATGAGTGCACTATTAAGTGACTCTGACTTAAATGATTTCATTAGTCCTGGAATGGCCTGTGTGAAACCAGCAGGTCCTACCGAAGCAAAGgataataacaataaacTCGAAGTTGGTATTGAGTCCAACGTTCCAGTTAAGGTTTCTATAACTTTGCAGGATTGCCTTGCATGTGCAGGGTGTATAACCTCTTCAGAGGAGATTCTTCTCTCGAAACAAAGCCATACggtctttttgaaaaagtggaatgaattaaaacaagaaggatCGAGATCATTAGTGGTAAGTATATCTCCACAGTGTAGGCTTTCGATGGCTAGCTATTACTCTATGAATCTTGGAGAGTTCGATCACTGTTTCCGTCACATACTTAAGGATAAATTTAATGCCAAATATGTTGTTGGTACTCAAATTGGTAGATCTATCTCAATAGCCCAAATGAATGAAACCATACAGAGTAAATCTACAGAAAAAGTCGGGCCGATGATATGCAGTGTGTGTCCAGGTTTTGTACTATACGCTGAGAAAACTAAACCTGAATTGGTTCCTCACATGCTCGATATTAAATCCCCTCAACAGATTACGGGAAACCTACTTAAACAGATTGATCCAACGTGCTATCACTTGAGTATAATGCCATGCTTTGATAAGAAATTAGAGGCATCAAGAGATGAGTGTTTGAAGGAAGTTGATTGTGTAATAACCCCAAAAGAGTTCGTCACGATGTTAAATGAACTGTCAATTGACTTCAGTAGTTACTTATCTGGGCCTGATCTAATTAAAGAATTGACACCTACCAGCTGGAGTCCGGAATTGCACTGGCTCAGTAATGAGGGTAGCAGCAGCGGTGGCTATGCATACCAATATATTTTGGATTTACAATCAAAGAATGTCAGATCCCATATCGTTACTGTGGATGGAAAAAATTCCGACGTTGTCGAATACAGACTAATATCAGAAGTCGGTCAAGTAATAGCATCAGCTGGACAAGTATATGGTTTTAGAAACATTCAAAACATGGTTAGAAAGCTTTCACAGGGTTCAGCATCTAAGAAGAGAGGAATTAAAGTAAAAAGACGCGGCAAGCCAACAGGCAAAGACACAACCAGTTCTATTGCCGTCGCAGACCCAACAAAGACAGATTTTATTGAAGTAATGGCTTGTCCAAGTGGCTGTATTAACGGTGGAGGACTCTTAAACGATGGGGAAAACGCAAATCGCCGGAAGCTCTTAGCCCAAGATCTATCACAGGAATATGCCAAGATCCCTATAGTCAAAAACATACAGGACGTAGCTGACACATATTCCAGCAAAACCTCTGATCTCCGTTACAATCTCCAAGTCTTGGAAAGTCCCCCTTCTGATTTCGTAACAATTGGTAACACATGGTAA
- the ZWF1 gene encoding glucose-6-phosphate dehydrogenase, translating into MVTEFKENTVITVFGASGDLSKKKTFPALFGLFREGYLSPTTKIIGYARSKLSNEDLREKVKPFLKKPNGAQDDSKVERFLSMVSYMSGPYDSKEGYLELKEHIEEFETKNNVKEPHRLFYLALPPSVFINVCQMLKENVYTKSGVQRVIVEKPFGHDLDSARDLQKKLAPLFSEEELFRIDHYLGKEMVKNLLLVRFGNTFLNAAWNKENIQSIQVTFKEPFGTEGRGGYFDSIGIIRDVMQNHLLQVLTLLTMERPVSFDPESVRDEKVKVLKAFEPIDHNDILIGQYGKSIDGKKPAYLDDETVKEGSKCVTFAAIGFKIANERWDGVPIVMRAGKALNEGKVEIRIQFKRVPSGMFKDIPNNELVIRIQPNEAIYLKCNAKTPGLANENQITELDLTYSERYKNYWIPEAYESLIRDALLGDHSNFVRDDELEVSWKLFTPLLNYLEGPDAPQPIIYPYGSRSPDGLVDFLAKHGYTFAKPGAYQWPVASPKM; encoded by the coding sequence atgGTTACTGAATTCAAGGAAAACACTGTGATCACAGTTTTTGGTGCATCTGGTGatttatcaaagaaaaagacatTTCCGGCTTTGTTTGGGCTATTCCGTGAAGGTTATTTGAGTCCTACTACTAAAATTATTGGGTATGCTCGTTCTAAATTGAGCAACGAAGACTTGAGAGAGAAAGTCAAACCATTCTTAAAAAAGCCTAACGGGGCACAGGATGATTCCAAGGTGGAAAGATTTCTTTCCATGGTCTCTTATATGTCAGGCCCTTATGATTCTAAAGAAGGATATCTGGAATTAAAGGAACACATTGAGGAatttgaaaccaaaaacaacgTGAAAGAGCCTCACAGATTATTCTATTTGGCATTACCCCCCAGTGTTTTTATCAATGTATGCcaaatgttgaaagaaaacgtGTACACCAAAAGTGGTGTACAGAGAGTTATTGTGGAAAAACCATTTGGTCATGATTTAGATTCTGCCCGtgatcttcaaaaaaagCTTGCACCTCTATTctctgaagaagagctaTTCAGAATTGATCATTATTTAGGCAAAGAAATGGTGAAGAATTTATTGCTAGTTAGATTTGGTAATACTTTCTTGAACGCAGCTTggaataaagaaaatattcagTCTATTCAAGTCACTTTTAAGGAACCATTTGGTACAGAAGGCCGCGGTGGTTATTTCGATTCTATAGGAATTATTAGAGATGTGATGCAAAATCACTTACTTCAGGTCTTGACTTTGTTAACTATGGAAAGACCGGTCTCTTTTGATCCAGAATCTGTACGTGATGAAAAGGTTAAGGTTCTTAAGGCatttgaaccaattgaTCACAACGATATCTTAATTGGCCAATACGGTAAATCCATTGATGGCAAAAAACCTGCTTATTTGGATGATGAAACTGTTAAGGAAGGTTCAAAGTGTGTAACATTTGCAGCAATTGGCTTCAAAATCGCAAATGAGCGCTGGGATGGAGTTCCGATTGTAATGAGGGCAGGTAAAGCATTAAATGAGGGTAAAGTTGAAATCagaattcaattcaaaagGGTTCCATCTGGGATGTTTAAGGATATCCCTAATAATGAATTGGTGATCAGGATTCAACCAAATGAAGCAATATATCTTAAGTGCAACGCCAAGACCCCTGGATTAGCGAATGAAAACCAAATCACAGAATTAGATTTGACTTATTCCGAAAGATATAAGAATTACTGGATCCCTGAGGCATATGAGTCGTTGATAAGGGATGCTTTGTTAGGAGATCATTCAAATTTCGTTAGAGACGATGAGTTAGAAGTTAGTTGGAAACTATTCACACCCTTACTCAACTATCTAGAAGGACCAGATGCACCACAACCTATTATCTACCCATACGGTTCGAGAAGTCCAGATGGCTTGGTAGACTTTTTAGCAAAACACGGTTATACCTTTGCTAAACCAGGAGCATATCAATGGCCGGTCGCTTCTCCTAAAATGTAA
- the LRG1 gene encoding GTPase-activating protein LRG1: protein MNNTTVLSSQLCKESLHKKEGKVLNYENNYKTGSNKNSQRSVRLCAHCNKPIHNNALRALGSHYHEECLVCYDCGTVCKPKYFPYELPDSGNTVLLCQKHYFTRNNLLCSVCNEPLNGVYFSTFGKLYDEEHFCCSLCAEKCKVDECFHHDDKLYCKYHFLKYISRRCQGCGYPISDQYIEFPKGDNIECWHTECYGIHKYWHVTISPQSFGLSILKGYDLTGFNKENDKNAPKSEMEKSLIIFNTILSKIWTVLYRFEEETANCVSDMFQYLASLDQKNGLDATALLVLKLSCLLNAIDSLDSVRVFADPSPTSVEDGINNALTEEEKRTYFQKKQTKIPNKLSTKILIYLQLLRKMTSSAQSGSPNEVNSFISVITGIAQFLKLLIRESLTNALEYCMRTKSSNTLLKYLKEIEANEIYYNNPFQYINVSIEATDSCFYCGKYIKEGCYQYGNSRWHKECLYCNVCQKFIDAHSLSEASFNVTTSTVHCARCSVDDPDSKTGFKSVSNLSQLVYILQIALVRSKTVMEYNQRTTKVTDTSNPNIRSITMQQTYIRTLNDIKRLKSRRTSMKVSYNKEGARKSRVIETQERRINQDIAGEKDLVIETDEKTDEKQNLIFDGTRSLTLDDISRIVAAEKSRELIPTDQNTDSIKRSATTIKHPIKNATYYSELTAEQYYKLQVIAFTVLINEGVDTDDIKIPDTHQKLVNSNGLWTKFKTIMGGKESKKVSLKKVFGSPLEYLTVNCGVESDLGVGPSKLKVPILVDEIISSLRQLDMSVEGIFRKNGNIRRLKLLVEEIDSQPQSCPDLSKESVIQLSALLKKFLRELPNPLLTFDLYKQWIKAMRLTDAEMKKKMLGLLYTMLPIHHRNVAEVLFSFLYWASSFSHVDNHSGSKMDIHNISTVITPNILYKDNDMTKVQNVKQAETYADAFAENEGEEYYIAIETVEYCITHNEELSKVPKLLVDLLKDVEQANIESTEGIAQFVKSRL from the coding sequence ATGAATAATACAACTGTATTGAGCTCTCAATTATGCAAAGAAAGTCTGCATAAGAAGGAGGGAAAGGTTCTGAACTATGAGAATAATTATAAAACAGGCAGCAATAAGAACTCTCAAAGATCTGTGAGGCTATGCGCACATTGTAACAAACCAATACATAATAATGCATTGAGAGCTCTTGGATCGCACTACCACGAAGAATGCCTTGTCTGCTACGATTGTGGAACAGTTTGTAAGCCAAAATACTTTCCATATGAACTACCTGATTCCGGGAATACCGTTCTTTTATGTCAAAAGCATTACTTCACTCGCAACAACCTTCTCTGTTCAGTATGCAATGAACCACTAAATGGTGTTTACTTTAGTACATTTGGTAAACTTTATGATGAAGAGCATTTCTGCTGTTCTTTGTGTGCAGAAAAGTGCAAGGTTGATGAGTGTTTTCACCACGATGATAAACTATATTGTAAATACCACTTTCTGAAATACATTTCCAGAAGATGCCAAGGATGTGGTTATCCTATATCTGATCAATATATCGAATTTCCCAAAGGAGATAACATTGAATGTTGGCATACAGAGTGCTATGGTATACATAAGTATTGGCATGTCACCATTTCTCCACAGAGTTTTGGTCTTTCGATTTTAAAGGGGTATGATTTAACTGGTtttaacaaagaaaacgaTAAAAATGCCCCAAAAAGTGAAATGGAAAAGAGCCTCATAATTTTTAATACCATCTTATCCAAAATTTGGACAGTTCTTTATCGATTTGAGGAAGAAACTGCTAATTGCGTATCAGATATGTTTCAATACCTTGCTAGCCTGGATCAAAAGAATGGTTTAGATGCAACAGCTTTGCTAGTATTGAAATTAAGCTGTTTACTCAATGCTATAGACTCATTAGATTCTGTAAGAGTATTTGCTGATCCATCACCAACATCTGTAGAGGACGGTATCAACAATGCACTTACggaggaagagaagagaacCTATTTCCAGAAAAAGCAGACTAAAATTCCCAACAAACTCTCAACAAAAATACTGATATATCTGCAACTGCTTAGGAAAATGACTTCAAGTGCGCAATCAGGAAGTCCGAATGAAGTTAACTCATTTATTAGTGTAATTACAGGTATTGCCCAGTTCTTAAAATTACTGATTCGCGAAAGTTTAACCAATGCTCTTGAATACTGCATGAGaacaaaatcatcaaatacTCTTCTTAAATACctaaaagaaattgaagcGAACGAAATTTACTACAATAATCCTTTTCAGTATATCAATGTATCAATCGAAGCTACTGACTCATGTTTCTACTGTGGAAAATACATTAAAGAAGGATGTTACCAATATGGAAATAGTAGATGGCATAAAGAGTGTCTTTATTGCAACGTATGTCAAAAGTTTATTGATGCTCACTCGTTATCAGAAGCATCCTTCAATGTAACTACTAGCACTGTTCACTGCGCTAGATGTTCAGTGGATGATCCAGACTCCAAAACAGGTTTCAAATCTGTGAGCAACCTTTCTCAATTAGTTTATATTCTTCAGATTGCTCTTGTACGATCAAAGACTGTTATGGAGTACAATCAAAGAACCACAAAAGTAACTGATACTTCCAATCCTAATATCAGAAGTATCACGATGCAACAAACCTACATCCGAACTTTAAATGACATAAAGAGGTTAAAATCTCGTAGAACCAGTATGAAAGTATCATATAATAAAGAAGGTGCAAGAAAATCTAGGGTGATCGAAACTCAAGAACGTAGAATTAACCAGGATATCGCTGGCGAAAAAGATTTGGTTATTGAAACAGATGAGAAAACCGACGAAAAGcagaatttgatttttgaCGGAACTAGATCTCTTACTTTAGATGATATTTCTAGAATAGTTGCTGCCGAAAAAAGCCGTGAATTGATTCCTACTGATCAAAACACAGATAGCATTAAGAGATCTGCAACTACTATCAAACATCCAATAAAAAACGCAACATACTATTCTGAACTTACTGCTGAGCAATATTATAAACTTCAAGTCATTGCATTCACCGTCCTCATAAACGAAGGAGTAGATACTGATGATATAAAAATCCCTGATACCCATCAGAAACTTGTTAATAGTAATGGATTGTGGACAAAGTTTAAAACAATCATGGGTGgtaaagaatcaaaaaaagTTTCACTAAAGAAAGTATTCGGATCTCCACTTGAGTACCTCACAGTTAATTGTGGAGTGGAGTCAGATTTAGGAGTTGGTCCTTCAAAGCTAAAGGTACCcattcttgttgatgaaataaTTTCAAGCTTGCGTCAGCTTGATATGTCAGTAGAAGGTATTTTTAGGAAGAATGGGAATATTAGACGTTTGAAGCTCttagttgaagaaattgatagCCAGCCACAAAGCTGTCCCGACCTTTCAAAAGAGTCTGTTATTCAATTATCTGCTCTGCTCAAAAAGTTTTTACGGGAACTACCAAATCCTTTGTTAACCTTTGACCTTTACAAACAATGGATCAAGGCGATGCGACTAACTGACGcggaaatgaaaaaaaagatgttAGGCTTACTCTACACAATGCTCCCTATCCATCACAGGAATGTAGCGGAGGTGCTCTTTTCATTCTTATATTGGGCATCATCATTCTCTCATGTTGATAATCACAGCGGATCTAAGATGGATATTCATAATATCTCAACCGTCATAACTCCAAATATTCTATACAAAGATAATGATATGACAAAGGTGCAGAATGTTAAACAGGCAGAAACATATGCAGATGCATTTGCTGAAAATGAAGGAGAGGAATACTACATTGCAATAGAAACAGTGGAGTATTGTATCACTCATAATGAAGAACTATCGAAGGTTCCTAAACTTTTGGTTGACTTACTCAAAGACGTTGAGCAGGCAAATATAGAGTCTACCGAAGGTATAGCGCAATTTGTGAAGTCAAGGTTATAA